The following coding sequences are from one Arcobacter nitrofigilis DSM 7299 window:
- a CDS encoding phosphoribosyltransferase gives MEDFEVKCSGSKIYFKNREDAAHKLIEILPIEKMRLEDWTVVASSFGGFSIAKIIAKKLDAQFKILFTEKVLAPNNEECEIAIVTESEEVVIHEELARSFDLSLDFIYSKSKYVYESMILNKLSKFRSGERIKDIKDKNILLVDEGLNTGLTMMACIKTAINLGAKSVSVAIPILPNASIQTIESIADDLYYVESLDHFISINYYYNELEEVTFEDIKNIKDK, from the coding sequence TTGGAAGATTTTGAAGTAAAATGTAGTGGAAGTAAAATTTATTTTAAAAATAGAGAAGATGCTGCACATAAATTAATTGAGATTTTACCAATAGAAAAAATGAGATTAGAAGATTGGACAGTTGTTGCTTCATCTTTTGGTGGATTTTCAATTGCAAAAATAATTGCTAAAAAACTAGATGCTCAATTTAAAATACTTTTTACTGAAAAAGTATTGGCTCCAAATAATGAAGAGTGTGAAATTGCAATTGTAACAGAGAGTGAAGAGGTTGTTATTCATGAAGAACTAGCTCGCTCTTTTGATTTAAGTTTAGATTTTATTTATTCAAAGTCAAAATATGTATATGAAAGTATGATTTTAAATAAGTTAAGTAAATTTAGATCAGGAGAAAGAATAAAAGATATAAAAGATAAGAATATTCTTCTTGTTGATGAAGGATTAAATACAGGACTTACTATGATGGCTTGTATTAAAACAGCTATTAATTTAGGTGCAAAATCAGTTTCAGTTGCAATTCCAATACTACCAAATGCTAGTATCCAAACAATTGAATCTATTGCTGATGATTTGTATTATGTAGAGAGTTTAGATCATTTTATCTCAATTAATTATTATTATAATGAGTTAGAAGAAGTAACATTTGAAGATATTAAAAATATAAAGGATAAATAA
- a CDS encoding LPS-assembly protein LptD — protein MHKSLLILPILLGSLYSKDFQKEKLQILSNDLNSKDNIVIAKGDVVIFSPKYYISAQKVIYDKENGTLELFDNVVILKDNIIQTQSDYAFVDLNNESVTENPILLLDNKSQLWVTSHDANKEKDSYHFKDSIMSSCDCIDPAWNIRFSSADYDTKDQWLNAYNARLYIKNIPVMYTPYIGFSTDKTRRTGLLRPTVGYSSGEGFLYSQPIFIAPADNYDVELIPQVRLNRGYGMYAYYRYADSPDSILKIGSGYFKEKDDYVKENSLRNDNHFGWNIDYLRNNIFSGNDSDDGLYASIKWLNDIEYYNLEDSSQKNSSVEKKVESKVNYYYKNNDYYFGTYLRHYMDTNLDSNKTTLQQLPQVQLHSFSDNLFFDKLLYSADLQSTNYTRQTGIDAVKTDLNVPVSYSFSMFDDYLRVILQEEVTVSKINYSNANGNYKNATFVENRHKVTLNTNLVKKYDTGIHTINFNTDFVIPNVVKSEGDIYPLTNTSSELSPFPLSKTTKTITFSLNQSWTDLEDLKEIINHKISQSIIYDDFNNTELGDLENEIRYNYFLGSISNRIVYSNLDNKLTESSTSFSFNYENYFFNATHYMSKNTPNSGKEDLESYTLNTGFTFYKDYKFTYEENYNIEKKLRNKQAFILGINDKCWDLNLSYTKEITPSSSTIRNSRRQDIVFLELTLKPIGGFKQQYTVKEDK, from the coding sequence ATGCATAAATCACTTCTAATTTTACCAATACTTCTTGGTAGTTTATATTCAAAAGATTTTCAAAAAGAAAAACTTCAGATACTGTCTAATGACCTAAATAGTAAAGATAATATAGTAATAGCAAAGGGTGATGTAGTAATATTTTCTCCTAAGTATTATATCTCCGCACAAAAAGTAATTTATGATAAAGAAAATGGTACTTTAGAACTTTTTGATAATGTTGTTATTTTAAAAGATAATATAATTCAAACTCAAAGTGATTATGCCTTTGTTGATTTAAATAATGAAAGTGTAACAGAAAACCCAATACTTCTTTTAGATAATAAATCACAATTATGGGTAACATCTCACGATGCAAATAAAGAAAAAGATTCTTATCATTTTAAAGATTCAATAATGTCAAGTTGTGATTGTATCGATCCTGCTTGGAATATAAGATTTTCTAGTGCAGATTATGATACAAAAGATCAGTGGCTAAATGCTTATAATGCTAGACTTTATATTAAAAATATTCCAGTGATGTATACTCCTTATATAGGGTTCTCAACAGATAAAACTAGAAGAACTGGACTTTTACGACCAACAGTTGGTTATTCATCAGGTGAAGGTTTTTTGTACTCTCAACCAATTTTTATAGCTCCTGCTGATAATTATGATGTTGAACTTATTCCACAAGTAAGACTAAATAGAGGATATGGTATGTATGCATATTATAGATATGCTGATTCACCAGATTCCATTTTAAAAATTGGAAGTGGATATTTTAAAGAAAAAGATGATTATGTTAAAGAAAACTCTTTAAGAAATGATAATCATTTTGGTTGGAATATTGACTATCTTAGAAATAATATTTTTAGTGGGAATGATAGTGATGATGGATTATATGCTTCAATAAAATGGTTAAATGATATTGAATATTACAATTTAGAAGATAGTAGTCAAAAAAATTCATCAGTTGAGAAAAAAGTAGAGTCAAAAGTTAATTATTATTATAAAAATAATGATTACTATTTTGGAACATATTTACGACATTATATGGATACTAATTTAGACTCTAATAAAACTACACTGCAACAATTACCACAAGTCCAACTACACTCTTTTAGTGATAACTTATTTTTTGATAAACTTCTATATTCAGCTGATTTACAATCTACTAATTATACAAGACAAACAGGTATTGATGCTGTAAAAACTGATTTAAATGTTCCTGTTTCTTATAGTTTTTCTATGTTTGATGATTATTTAAGAGTAATTTTACAAGAAGAAGTTACTGTCTCAAAAATTAATTATTCAAACGCTAATGGTAATTATAAAAATGCTACTTTTGTAGAAAATAGACATAAAGTTACCTTGAATACAAATTTAGTAAAAAAATATGATACTGGAATTCATACAATTAATTTTAATACAGATTTTGTAATACCAAATGTTGTAAAATCTGAAGGTGATATTTATCCTTTAACTAATACTTCAAGTGAGCTGTCTCCTTTTCCTTTATCAAAAACAACTAAAACAATAACTTTTTCTCTAAATCAGTCATGGACTGATCTTGAAGATTTAAAAGAGATAATTAATCACAAAATTAGTCAATCTATAATTTATGATGATTTTAATAATACAGAACTAGGTGACTTAGAGAATGAAATTAGATATAATTACTTTTTGGGAAGTATTTCAAATAGGATTGTATATAGTAATTTAGATAATAAATTAACAGAATCTTCTACAAGCTTTTCATTTAATTATGAAAACTATTTTTTTAATGCAACACATTATATGTCTAAAAATACTCCTAATTCTGGAAAAGAAGATTTAGAATCATATACTTTAAATACAGGATTTACTTTTTATAAAGATTATAAGTTTACATATGAAGAAAATTACAATATAGAAAAAAAACTTAGAAATAAACAAGCTTTTATTCTCGGAATTAATGATAAGTGCTGGGATTTGAACTTAAGTTATACAAAAGAGATAACTCCATCTTCTTCAACAATAAGAAACTCTAGAAGACAAGATATAGTTTTTCTTGAATTAACATTAAAACCAATTGGTGGTTTTAAACAGCAATATACAGTAAAAGAGGATAAGTAG
- a CDS encoding RDD family protein, whose protein sequence is MIDKQTNSDNFELATINSRIIAFIIDDMLITFIILAIFWDTIVNNGSDLTTVLILMNKFVFQVLVLKFVYQTFFVWYYGATLGKIVAKIRVIDYDDFSKISLIQSALRSFGRILSEMFFYIGFIFAFFNEGKQTFHDKISKTLVVNA, encoded by the coding sequence ATGATAGATAAACAAACAAATAGTGATAATTTTGAACTTGCAACAATTAACTCTAGAATAATAGCATTTATAATCGATGATATGTTAATTACATTTATTATATTAGCTATATTTTGGGATACTATTGTTAATAATGGAAGTGATTTAACTACAGTTTTAATTTTAATGAATAAATTTGTTTTTCAAGTTTTAGTTTTAAAGTTTGTTTATCAAACATTTTTTGTATGGTATTATGGTGCTACACTTGGTAAAATTGTAGCAAAAATAAGAGTTATTGATTATGATGACTTTTCTAAAATTAGTTTGATACAATCTGCGTTAAGATCATTTGGTAGAATTTTAAGTGAAATGTTTTTTTATATTGGCTTTATATTCGCATTTTTTAACGAGGGTAAACAAACATTTCATGATAAAATTTCAAAAACATTGGTTGTAAATGCATAA
- the purD gene encoding phosphoribosylamine--glycine ligase: MNILILGSGGREYSIGLAISKENKHDIYFMPGNGATQNLGTNINIKDYKELALWAKNNKIDLTIVGPEAPLVEGVVDIFKENDLTIFGPSAAAARLEGSKVYMKNILKKYNIPTAAFIETSNENEAHSFIDNMKNTPIVVKADGLCAGKGVIIAQSKDEAKQAVSDMLSGESFGDAGNCVVVEEFLDGYELSIFAICDGENYKVLPAAQDHKRIGDGDTGPNTGGMGAYAPTPLVNDDIYKKVEERVIKPTLEGMRKEGAAYEGVLFIGVMVVKGEPIILEYNVRFGDPECEILMPLLETPVSELFYKGATKDLKSLDIKIKDEFSVGVVMASKNYPYSSSEPAEIIVDDIVDEDILNNTHISYAGVEKEDDKLFATGGRVLVCVGFGTTIKQARDRAYALCGQVHFAGKKCRTDIAYQALK, translated from the coding sequence GTGAATATTTTAATACTTGGTAGCGGCGGTAGAGAGTACTCTATTGGATTAGCTATATCTAAAGAGAATAAGCACGATATATATTTTATGCCAGGAAATGGGGCTACACAGAATTTAGGTACTAATATAAATATTAAAGATTATAAAGAATTAGCTTTATGGGCAAAAAATAATAAAATAGATTTAACAATTGTTGGACCAGAAGCTCCTTTAGTAGAGGGAGTTGTAGATATCTTTAAAGAGAATGATTTAACTATTTTTGGACCAAGTGCTGCAGCTGCTAGACTTGAAGGTTCAAAAGTTTATATGAAAAATATATTAAAAAAATATAATATTCCAACAGCTGCATTTATAGAAACAAGTAATGAAAATGAAGCTCATAGTTTCATTGATAATATGAAAAATACACCAATAGTAGTAAAAGCAGATGGATTATGTGCTGGAAAAGGTGTAATAATCGCTCAATCAAAAGATGAAGCAAAGCAAGCAGTTTCAGATATGCTAAGCGGTGAATCTTTTGGAGATGCTGGAAACTGCGTTGTGGTAGAAGAGTTTTTAGATGGTTATGAATTATCAATTTTTGCCATTTGTGATGGTGAAAATTATAAAGTATTACCAGCTGCCCAAGATCATAAGAGAATAGGGGATGGTGATACAGGGCCAAATACTGGTGGAATGGGTGCATATGCTCCAACACCTTTAGTAAATGATGATATTTATAAAAAAGTTGAAGAAAGAGTTATTAAACCAACTTTAGAAGGTATGAGAAAAGAAGGAGCTGCTTATGAAGGTGTCCTTTTTATAGGTGTTATGGTAGTAAAAGGTGAACCAATTATATTAGAATATAATGTAAGATTTGGAGATCCTGAGTGTGAAATTTTGATGCCATTACTTGAAACTCCTGTTTCTGAACTTTTTTATAAAGGTGCAACAAAAGATTTAAAATCACTTGATATAAAAATCAAAGATGAGTTTAGTGTTGGCGTTGTTATGGCTAGTAAAAACTATCCATATAGCTCAAGTGAACCAGCTGAAATAATAGTTGATGATATAGTTGATGAAGATATTTTAAATAATACTCATATCTCTTATGCCGGAGTTGAAAAAGAAGATGATAAACTTTTTGCAACAGGTGGAAGAGTTTTAGTTTGTGTTGGGTTTGGTACAACAATAAAACAAGCAAGAGATAGAGCTTATGCACTTTGTGGGCAAGTTCATTTTGCTGGTAAAAAATGTAGAACAGATATCGCATATCAAGCATTAAAGTAG